One window of Centropristis striata isolate RG_2023a ecotype Rhode Island chromosome 23, C.striata_1.0, whole genome shotgun sequence genomic DNA carries:
- the LOC131962242 gene encoding B-cell receptor CD22-like, translated as MVTANMLLSVFFLSAALAVCPDESDLFISAPEQMEALSGSCLQIPCNFRVKPGEEFSSTGTISGVWIKRHPQFLQYPNNVIFNSSKMINIYPMSLTGDLSDKSCTTLFSSLITNYTDRYYFRIENPSFRATASCDPLQIKVNDSAPRPRMNLSGDVNDLKEKQSVTITCSAFTPCPHSPPKLTWTLQQDPHNIMEQDTDGTFTTKIQETITLSDTHDGLTISCSAGYPVNEGKDVKTAAAAGITLSVSYAPRNTSVSVSPSGLVSAGSWVKLTCSSRAKPPASRFTWFKNSKDGAVSVAGGDSNSLNVTEGGDYYCVATNDLGNQTSSWINIEENSAGALKWGSALGAIIFILCLAICVWCLKSKCQTPQPTQSPNGEDPASKREEDIHYGEISFSNQRAEASSSSEQDSGQQQETLYAQVKVSKTAEKPDVPEDLYAQVKKH; from the exons ATGGTGACAGCCAACATGTTACTGAGCGTCTTCTTTCTTTCAG CTGCTTTGGCTGTTTGTCCTGATGAATCAGACCTTTTCATCTCTGCACCAGAGCAGATGGAAGCACTGAGTGGATCTTGTCTGCAGATCCCATGTAACTTTAGAGTTAAACCAGGAGAGGAATTCAGCAGCACAGGAACAATCTCTGGAGTGTGGATCAAACGTCACCCCCAATTTCTCCAATATCCAAACAATGTGATTTTCAACAGCAGCAAGATGATTAACATCTACCCAATGAGTCTGACTGGAGACCTGAGTGATAAAAGCTGCACCACTTTATTTTCCAGTTTAATCACTAATTACACAGACAGATACTACTTCAGGATTGAGAACCCATCATTCAGGGCAACAGCTTCTTGTGATCCTCTTCAAATAAAAGTTAACG ATTCTGCTCCGAGGCCCAGGATGAATCTCTCAGGTGATGTGAATGATCTGAAGGAGAAGCAGTCTGTCACTATAACCTGCTCAGCTTTCACTCCCTGTCCACACTCCCCTCCTAAACTCACCTGGACTCTCCAACAAGACCCTCACAACATCATGGAGCAAGACACAGATGGAACCTTTACCACTAAAATCCAGGAGACCATCACTCTGTCAGACACACATGATGGACTCACCATCAGCTGTTCTGCAGGATATCCTGTGAATGAAGGAAAAGATgtgaagacagcagcagcagcaggaatcaCTCTCAGTGTTTCAT ATGCTCCCAGGAACACCTCAGTGTCCGTCAGTCCATCAGGTTTGGTGTCAGCAGGTAGCTGGGTGAAGCTGACCTGCTCCAGCAGAGCCAAACCTCCCGCCAGCCGCTTCACCTGGTTCAAGAACAGCAAAGATGGAGCCGTCAGTGTAGCTGGAGGAGACTCTAACAGCCTTAATGTCACTGAGGGAGGAGATTATTACTGTGTGGCTACAAATGATCTCGGTAATCAGACGTCATCATGGATTAATATTGAAG AGAACTCTGCTGGCGCTCTAAAATGGGGTTCAGCTCTTGGAGCGATCATCTTCATCCTGTGCCTCGCCATCTGTGTTTG GTGCTTGAAGTCCAAATGTCAAACTCCACAACCAACTCAG AGTCCAAATGGTGAAGATCCAGCCAgcaaaagagaagaagacatCCATTATGGAGAGATCAGCTTCTCCAATCAGAGAGCTGAAGCGTCCTCGTCCTCAGAGCAGGACAGTGGACAGCAGCAGGAGACGCTGTATGCACAGGTCAAAGTGTCCAAGACAGCAGAGAAGCCAGACGTCCCCGAGGATCTCTACGCTCAAGTGAAGAAACACTGA
- the pck2 gene encoding phosphoenolpyruvate carboxykinase [GTP], mitochondrial has translation MSCLLLGVIRRHGGVGASVGVRSLASLPSLPPAVAEFVKGAVDECKPAGVHVVTGTPEETANILAGLERDGMVKKLPKYENCWLARTDPKDVARVESKTVIVTKNQRDTIPIPAAGAKSQLGSWMSESDWNKARQERFPGCMAGRTMYVIPFSMGPVGSTLSKYGVQVTDSPYVVASMGIMTRMGSPVLNKLSEGVEFVRCQHSVGRPLPLKAPLVNSWPCNPEKVLISHLPDARRIMSFGSGYGGNSLLGKKCFALRIASRIAKDEGWLAEHMLILGITNPQGVKRYVAAAFPSACGKTNLAMMKPSLPGWKVECVGDDIAWMKFDSQGKLRAINPENGFFGVAPGTSDKTNPYAMATIARNTVFTNVGETSDGGVWWEGLDPPAAGVQLTDWHGNTWQPGSSTPCAHPNSRFCAPAAQCPIIDPEWESEEGVPIDAIIFGGRRPEGVPLVYESFNWQHGVFVGASMRSEATAAAEHKGKVIMHDPFAMRPFFGYNFGDYLAHWLSMESRKAPTQLPKIFHVNWFRKDPATGAFLWPGFGENARALEWIFKRCSREREDEAAKKSIIGWLPEDGAIDTKGLSSSVDMGALFHVPKSFWQKETKELRAYFSQQVGADLPAQVEAELKALEDRVHN, from the exons ATGTCGTGCCTGTTGCTGGGAGTCATACGAAG ACATGGTGGTGTTGGAGCCAGTGTGGGGGTCCGGTCCCTGGCCTCCCTCCCCTCGCTGCCCCCGGCGGTGGCAGAGTTTGTGAAGGGAGCGGTGGACGAGTGCAAGCCTGCCGGCGTGCACGTGGTGACGGGGACGCCGGAGGAAACGGCCAACATCCTGGCCGGGCTGGAGAGGGACGGGATGGTCAAGAAGCTCCCCAAGTATGAGAACTG TTGGTTGGCGCGTACAGACCCGAAGGACGTGGCTCGGGTGGAGAGCAAGACGGTTATTGTGACCAAGAACCAGAGGGACACCATCCCCATCCCTGCTGCCGGGGCCAAGAGCCAGCTGGGCAGCTGGATGAGCGAGTCCGACTGGAATAAAGCCAGACAGGAGCGCTTCCCCGGCTGCATGGCAG GTCGGACCATGTACGTGATCCCCTTCAGTATGGGTCCTGTAGGCTCCACGCTCTCTAAATATGGAGTCCAG GTGACCGACTCCCCATATGTGGTGGCCAGTATGGGCATCATGACGCGTATGGGTTCTCCCGTCCTCAACAAGCTGAGCGAAGGAGTGGAGTTTGTCCGCTGTCAGCATTCTGTGGGCCGACCGTTGCCACTTAAAG CCCCGCTGGTCAACTCGTGGCCCTGTAACCCAGAGAAGGTCCTGATATCTCACCTGCCAGACGCCAGGCGGATCATGTCCTTCGGCAGTGGCTACGGAGGAAACTCTCTCCTGGGAAAGAAGTGTTTCGCCCTGCGAATCGCCTCCCGCATCGCCAAGGACGAAGGCTGGCTGGCCGAACACATGCTG ATCCTGGGGATTACCAACCCTCAGGGCGTGAAGCGCTACGTGGCGGCGGCCTTCCCCAGCGCCTGTGGTAAAACCAACCTGGCCATGATGAAACCGTCTCTGCCAGGCTGGAAGGTCGAGTGTGTGGGCGACGACATCGCGTGGATGAAGTTCGACAGTCAGg GGAAACTGAGAGCCATTAACCCGGAGAACGGGTTCTTCGGCGTGGCGCCCGGCACCTCAGACAAGACCAACCCCTACGCCATGGCAACCATCGCCAGGAACACCGTGTTCACCAACGTTGGCGAGACCAGCGATGGCGGCGTGTGGTGGGAGGGTCTCGACCCGCCGGCAGCCGGAGTCCAACTCACTGACTGGCACGGAAACACCTGGCAGCCAG GAAGCTCGACTCCGTGCGCTCATCCCAACTCCCGTTTCTGCGCTCCGGCGGCTCAGTGTCCCATCATCGACCCGGAGTGGGAGAGCGAGGAGGGCGTTCCCATCGACGCCATCATCTTCGGTGGCAGGAGGCCTGAAG GAGTCCCTCTGGTCTACGAGTCTTTCAACTGGCAACACGGAGTCTTTGTTGGAGCCTCCATGAGGTCTGAGGCCACGGCAGCTGCTGAGCATAAAG GGAAGGTCATCATGCACGACCCCTTTGCCATGCGACCGTTCTTCGGTTACAACTTTGGCGACTACCTCGCTCACTGGCTGAGCATGGAGAGCCGAAAGGCCCCGACTCAGCTGCCGAAGATCTTCCACGTCAACTGGTTCAGAAAGGACCCTGCGACAGGCGCCTTCCTGTGGCCCGGCTTCGGGGAAAACGCCCGCGCACTGGAGTGGATCTTCAAGCGCTGCAGCCGGGAGAGGGAGGACGAGGCGGCCAAGAAGAGCATTATCGGCTGGCTGCCAGAAGATGGAGCCATCGACACTAAAGGTCTGAGCAGCAGTGTTGATATGGGCGCCCTGTTCCATGTGCCCAAGTCTTTCTGGCAGAAGGAGACGAAGGAGTTGAGAGCGTACTTCAGTCAGCAAGTCGGAGCTGATCTGCCGGCTCAGGTGGAGGCGGAGCTGAAGGCGCTGGAGGACAGAGTGCACAATTAA
- the LOC131962284 gene encoding vascular cell adhesion protein 1-like has protein sequence MSVITVQSVKMVTANMLLSVFFLSAALADCPDEADLFISAPKKMEALSGSCLQIPCNFRVKPGEEFRSTGTIFGVWIKSDIRFRRYPNNVIFNSSKMNNIYPMSLTGDLSDKNCTTLFSSLITSYAGKYYFRIEKPSYRATASCDPLQIKVNDSAPRPRMNLSGDVNDLKEKQSVTITCSAFTPCPHSPPKLTWTLQQDPHNIMEQDTDGTFTTKIQETITLSDTHDGLSISCSAGYPVNEGKDVKTAAAAGITLSVSYAPRNTSVSVSPSGLVSAGSWVKLTCSSRAKPPASRFTWFKNSKDGAVRVAGGDSNSLNVTEGGDYYCVATNALGNQTSSWINIEENSAGALKWGSALGAIIFILCLAICV, from the exons ATGAGTGTCATTACAGTCCAGAGTGTGAAAATGGTGACAGCCAACATGTTACTGAGCGTCTTCTTTCTTTCAG CTGCTTTGGCTGATTGTCCTGATGAAGCAGACCTTTTCATCTCTGCACCAAAGAAGATGGAAGCACTGAGTGGATCTTGTCTGCAGATCCCATGTAACTTTAGAGTTAAACCAGGAGAGGAATTCAGGAGCACAGGAACAATCTTTGGAGTGTGGATTAAAAGTGACATACGATTTCGCCGATATCCAAACAATGTGATTTTCAACAGCAGCAAGATGAATAACATCTACCCAATGAGTCTGACTGGAGACCTGAGTGATAAAAACTGCACCACTTTATTTTCCAGTTTAATCACAAGTTACGCAGGCAAATACTACTTCAGGATTGAGAAACCATCATACAGGGCAACAGCTTCTTGTGATCCTCTTCAGATAAAAGTTAACG ATTCTGCTCCGAGGCCCAGGATGAATCTCTCAGGTGATGTGAATGATCTGAAGGAGAAGCAGTCTGTCACTATAACCTGCTCAGCTTTCACTCCCTGTCCACACTCCCCTCCTAAACTCACCTGGACTCTCCAACAAGACCCTCACAACATCATGGAGCAAGACACAGATGGAACCTTTACCACTAAAATCCAGGAGACCATCACTCTGTCAGACACACATGATGGACTCAGCATCAGCTGTTCTGCAGGATATCCTGTGAATGAAGGAAAAGATgtgaagacagcagcagcagcaggaatcaCTCTCAGTGTTTCAT ATGCTCCCAGGAACACCTCAGTGTCCGTCAGTCCATCAGGTTTGGTGTCAGCAGGTAGCTGGGTGAAGCTGACCTGCTCCAGCAGAGCCAAACCTCCCGCCAGCCGCTTCACCTGGTTCAAGAACAGCAAAGATGGAGCCGTCAGAGTAGCTGGAGGAGACTCTAACAGCCTTAATGTCACTGAGGGAGGAGATTATTACTGTGTGGCTACAAATGCTCTCGGTAATCAGACGTCATCATGGATTAATATTGAag AGAACTCTGCTGGCGCTCTAAAATGGGGTTCAGCTCTTGGAGCGATCATCTTCATCCTGTGCCTCGCCATCTGTGTTTG A
- the LOC131962295 gene encoding B-cell receptor CD22-like: MSVITVQSVKMVTANMLLSVFFLSAALADCPYEPALFISAPEQMEALSGSCLQIPCNFRVKPGEKFSSKGKIFGVWIKRDIRFGLFPENVIFNSSKMNNIYPMSLTGDLSDKSCTTLFSSLITDYTETYYFRIEKPSFRVTAVCDPLQITVNDSAPRPRMNLSGDVNDLKEKQSVTITCSAFTPCPHSPPKLTWTLQQDPHNIMEQDTDGTFTTKIQETITLSDTHDGLSISCSAGYPVNEGKDVKTAAAAGITLSVSYAPRNTSVSVSPSGLVSAGSWVKLTCSSRAKPPASRFTWFKNSKDGAVRVAGGDSYSFMVTSVTDIKDYYCMATNALGSQTSPWINTEDHPEFGVGVYVTVKILGIVALYSTFIIFECWFRSRCCNKPEKEAEEPDYVNRVIEIQAS, encoded by the exons ATGAGTGTCATTACAGTCCAGAGTGTGAAAATGGTGACAGCCAACATGTTACTGAGCGTCTTCTTTCTTTCAG CTGCTTTGGCTGATTGTCCTTATGAACCAGCCCTTTTCATCTCTGCACCAGAGCAGATGGAAGCACTGAGTGGATCTTGTCTGCAGATCCCATGTAACTTTAGAGTTAAACCAGGAGAGAAATTCAGCAGCAAAGGAAAAATCTTTGGAGTGTGGATTAAACGTGACATACGATTTGGCCTATTtccagaaaatgtgattttcaacAGCAGCAAGATGAATAACATCTACCCAATGAGTCTGACTGGAGACCTGAGTGATAAAAGCTGCACCACTTTATTTTCCAGTTTAATCACTGATTACACAGAGACATACTACTTCAGGATTGAGAAACCATCATTCAGGGTAACAGCTGTTTGTGATCCTCTTCAGATAACAGTTAACG ATTCTGCTCCGAGGCCCAGGATGAATCTCTCAGGTGATGTGAATGATCTGAAGGAGAAGCAGTCTGTCACTATAACCTGCTCAGCTTTCACTCCCTGTCCACACTCCCCTCCTAAACTCACCTGGACTCTCCAACAAGACCCTCACAACATCATGGAGCAAGACACAGATGGAACCTTTACCACTAAAATCCAGGAGACCATCACTCTGTCAGACACACATGATGGACTCAGCATCAGCTGTTCTGCAGGATATCCTGTGAATGAAGGAAAAGATgtgaagacagcagcagcagcaggaatcaCTCTCAGTGTTTCAT ATGCTCCCAGGAACACCTCAGTGTCCGTCAGTCCATCAGGTTTGGTGTCAGCAGGTAGCTGGGTGAAGCTGACCTGCTCCAGCAGAGCCAAACCTCCCGCCAGCCGCTTCACCTGGTTCAAGAACAGCAAAGATGGAGCCGTCAGAGTAGCTGGAGGAGACTCTTACAGCTTCATGGTGACCAGTGTGACAGATATCAAAGATTATTACTGTATGGCTACAAATGCTCTCGGTAGTCAGACGTCACCATGGATTAATACTGAag ATCATCCAGAGTTTGGGGTTGGTGTGTACGTTACAGTGAAGATCCTGGGAATCGTGGCGCTCTACAGTACATTCATCATCTTTGAGTG CTGGTTTAGATCAAGATGCTGCAACAAACCAGAGAAG GAAGCAGAAGAACCAGACTACGTCAACAGAGTGATTGAGATTCAAGCATCatga
- the LOC131961837 gene encoding B-cell receptor CD22-like produces MSVITVQSVKMVTANMLLSVFFLSAALADCPYEPALFISAPEQMEALSGSCLQIPCNFRVKPGEEFSSKGKIFGVWIKRDIRFGLFPENVIFNSSKMNNIYPMSLTGDLSDKSCTTLFSSLITDYTETYYFRIEKPSFRVTAVCDPLQITVNASAPRPRMNLSGDVNDLKEKQSVTITCSAFTPCPHSPPKLTWTLQQDPHNIMEQDTDGTFTTKIQETITLSDTHDGLTISCSAGYPVNEGKDVKTAAAAGITLSVSYAPRNTSVSVSPSGLVSAGSWVKLTCSSRAKPPASRFTWFKNSKDGAVSVADGDSYSFMVTSVTDIKDYYCMATNALGSQTSPWINTEATI; encoded by the exons ATGAGTGTCATTACAGTCCAGAGTGTGAAAATGGTGACAGCCAACATGTTACTGAGCGTCTTCTTTCTTTCAG CTGCTTTGGCTGATTGTCCTTATGAACCAGCCCTTTTCATCTCTGCACCAGAGCAGATGGAAGCACTGAGTGGATCTTGTCTGCAGATCCCATGTAACTTTAGAGTTAAACCAGGAGAGGAATTCAGCAGCAAAGGAAAAATCTTTGGAGTGTGGATTAAACGTGACATACGATTTGGCCTATTtccagaaaatgtgattttcaacAGCAGCAAGATGAATAACATCTACCCAATGAGTCTGACTGGAGACCTGAGTGATAAAAGCTGCACCACTTTATTTTCCAGTTTAATCACTGATTACACAGAGACATACTACTTCAGGATTGAGAAACCATCATTCAGGGTAACAGCTGTTTGTGATCCTCTTCAGATAACAGTTAACG CTTCTGCTCCGAGGCCCAGGATGAATCTCTCAGGTGATGTGAATGATCTGAAGGAGAAGCAGTCTGTCACTATAACCTGCTCAGCTTTCACTCCCTGTCCACACTCCCCTCCTAAACTCACCTGGACTCTCCAACAAGACCCTCACAACATCATGGAGCAAGACACAGATGGAACCTTCACCACTAAAATCCAGGAGACCATCACTCTGTCAGACACACATGATGGACTCACCATCAGCTGTTCTGCAGGATATCCTGTGAATGAAGGAAAAGATgtgaagacagcagcagcagcaggaatcaCTCTCAGTGTTTCAT ATGCTCCCAGGAACACCTCAGTGTCCGTCAGTCCATCAGGTTTGGTGTCAGCAGGTAGCTGGGTGAAGCTGACCTGCTCCAGCAGAGCCAAACCTCCCGCCAGCCGCTTCACCTGGTTCAAGAACAGCAAAGATGGAGCCGTCAGTGTAGCTGATGGAGACTCTTACAGCTTCATGGTGACCAGTGTGACAGATATCAAAGATTATTACTGTATGGCTACAAATGCTCTCGGTAGTCAGACGTCACCATGGATTAACACTGAag CTACTATTTGA